The Halanaerobium saccharolyticum subsp. saccharolyticum DSM 6643 genome segment AAGTTCTTCATTATCTGATTTAAACTTTTCTAACCGTTCTTCTCCCAACTGAATAATTGCTGGCACCATAAAGGAAGTAGAATTTGAAAGCTTATTATAACACATCATCGCTTTATTTTTATAATTTTGATATTTATCATTTTGAGTGTTTTGATCATATTTCATATGAGCATAAGTATATAATTTTGCAGTTTTTTTCTCAATTTCCATAATTTCATTTAGAGCTTCCAGCAGCTTAGCTGCATTCTCTGTAAAATTTTCCTTAAATTGCTTAATGTTTTTAACCTCTTCTAAGACAGTTTCAAGTTCTGATTCAAAACTTGAATCATCAGCATAAATGTCATTTAAATTCCATTTATATTTTTCATCAATTTCTTCTCTTTTTTTCAATTCTTTAGACAAAAGAAATCTTCCTTTCTATATTTTTGCTTTTGTTATTCTCATGATTTAAAAGCCATTTTTTTCTCCAAACACCACCGGCATAACCGTTGATACTACCATCAGCTGATATTACTCTGTGGCAGGGAATTATTATTGATATTGGATTGCGAGAATTAGCCTGACCAACGGCTCTTGCAGCACCTGAATGTCCAATATCAGCAGCTACTTCAGAGTAAGAAAATGTTTTGCCATAAGGAATTTTTTTTAAATAATTCCAGACCTTTAGTTCAAAATCGCTGCCTTCTAATTCGAGAGGAATTTCAAACGAGGCTCTATTACCTAAAAAATACTGATTAAGCTGGTCAAAAATCAGATTATAAATCCGTAAAATTTTGGGATCATCATAAAAATTCTTTTGACAATTGTTTTTTACTTCCCGTAGATGATCATCAAACTCAATACTTAATAAAGAATGCTTATTAAATTTAATTTTTAAAATACCAATTGGAGAGGGATAATATGTATGATAGCTGCTTTCATTAGTCAAAATACTCACCCCTAATATCTTTCAAGTCAGATGGAGTTTCAAAACGCTCTAAATAATGTGCTGCTAAAATAATCATTTCTTTACGACTCATTATTCTATCCTTTGTTAAAACAACAATTAATTTATCAGGTATCAATTCCATTTCCAGTGCTTTTTTAAAATAATCTGTTTCTTCTATTTCCAATACACGCTGACTTTCTGCTGCCAGCAGTAATTTGAGGGCATTAGTAGTAGTTAGCTTTTTATTTGAACTAAGAGTCTCAAGACTACCAGGAACCCACTCATAAAGGTTTTCAGCCTCTTTTTTCTGCATGATTTTTAAAATAATTGCTATAAATTCTTTTTCAGTTGGTGGTATCTCTAATTTAAAATTATTATTATAGCCTCCAATTGTAATACCCCAAGAAAGCAGTTTTTCTAAACTTCCTAAAAGTTGTGAATCATCTATTATTGGAGATTCTGTTGGATATTTTTCAAGGTCAATATTTAAACTTGAACGAATTTTATTTAAACTAGCCTCAGATTCTGCAATTTGAGACAGAGATTTTTCTTTATCAATAGCCTCCGAAACCGCAATAGCTGCAGCTTCAGCAGTATTCATTGCCGGCGGTAAAACTCTTGCACTAGCTGCTACCAGCGAACTATAACCACTACTTCGTCCAACAATCATTAAATTATTATTCTTTTTGGCAATTAAGGTTCTGAGAGGAATCGAATAATACTCTGGATTAAATAAAACAAAGCCAGGATAATCTTCAGCTGATGCTTGATAATCTAGAGGATAAGAAGCAATTGTAATAGCATCTTTAAATATTTTTTGTCTAAATATATCTTGAATTTTTAATTGATATTCAGTTATAAAATGTCTACTCTCTCTTCGATAAAGTTCTTCAGGTAAATCATTTAATTTAGCATTTTTAAAACCTTCTAAATTATTTTTTAAATATTCTAATATTAATTTCGCTTCTGCAGCTGCTTCTTTTTTAGCTTTAGCAATAGATTTTTCAGAAAGAGGATCCACATTGAATAACAAAAGAGCATTAATATAAGCATCATAAGCACCATTATTATTAATAAATACAATATTTAAACCTCTTAAGCGTAAATTTTTATTTTGAGACTGGTAACTTTTGCCGAAACTAGAAAATCCCCAGGCATGATCATTTTTGAAATAACTATTTTGGTATTTATTATTTCTAACTGCTTTTTTTAGCTTCAACGGCTCAACATTAGAAAATTTTAATATCTGAGTTGAAGCCATCCAACTATTTTTTAGATTTATATCAGCTGTACCGATAAAATAATCTTCGCCAGCTGCTGCAGCAAGATCTCCATCCTGAGACGCATCAATAAAATAATCAGCACTTAAATTATAAATTTCATCATTCTTTTCGATTCTTAAGTAATCAATTGACTTATCTTTGAGTTTTACTGACTGAAGTTTAACTGAATTAATAATTCTAATATTCTCTTCTGCAGCCAGCATTTCTTCGAATGCAGATTCTGCTTTTTGAGGGGAAAAAGAAATAGAGGAGCCAAGCTTTTGATGCCATTCTGAAAAAATTCCATGATTAATATTTCTGGAGCTGCTGTCATAATTTAAATCTAAAAAATTTAAGGCAGCATAGGTCATTAATCCACCTGGTTTTTCTCTGCTCATCAGCAGGGTAACATCCTTACCCTCTCGAGCTGCAGCTACAGCAGCTGTAACTCCTTCAGGTTCAGCAGAAAACACTATTAAATCACTATTTATTTTTTCAGCAGCTAAAACATTTAAATTCAAAAATAAAAGCAAGACTAATAATAAAGAAATATTCAAAATTAAGCTCTCTCTATTTATCATTTAATTTCTCCTCATCAATAAATTATTTTCTATTAAAATTTAGCACTACCAGGAGTACGAGGGAAAGAAATAACATCTCTTATATTCTGCATACCTGATAAATACATTAATAATCTTTCAAAACCTAGTCCAAAACCGGAATGAGGTACTGAACCATATTTTCTAATATCTAAAAACCACTCATATTTTTCCAGATCCATATTTAATTCTTCCATTCGGCTCTTTAATTTATCATATCTTTCTTCACGCTGACTTCCTCCGATGATTTCGCCAACACCGGGGACTAAACAGTCAACAGCTGCAACTGTTTTTCCATCTTCATTTTGACGCATGTAAAATGCTTTTATATCTTTAGGGTAATTATAAACCATTATTGGCTTTTTAAAATGCTTTTCGGTTAAATATCTTTCATGTTCAGACTGCAAATCAATTCCCCAACTTACCGGAAATTCGAAGTCCTCATCACTATTTTCTAAAATTTCTATTGCTGCAGTATAAGTTACTCTACCAAAATCTGAACCAATAATTTCTTCTATCATTTCTCTCCGGCCTTCATCAATTCGTTGATTAAAAAAGTCCATCTCTTCTTCGGCTTCTTCCAGCGCAAATTTAAATAGATTTTTAATGAAATCTTCCATTAGAGACATCATCTCATCTAGATTACAAAATGCCATTTCCGGCTCAATCATCCAAAATTCTGAAGCATGACGAGAAGTGTTAGAATTTTCAGCTCTAAAAGTTGGACCAAAAGTATATACATCTCCAAGAGCTGTGGCCATCAATTCTGCTTCTAACTGTCCACTCACTGTTAAACCAGTTTCTTCAGCAAAGAAGTCCTGACTGTAATCTATTTCGCCAGATTCTGTTTTGGGAAGCTTGTCAAAATCAAGTGTAGTAACTTTAAATACTTCTCCAGCTCCCTCAGCATCACCTGAAGTAATAATTGGAGTATGGACGTATTTGAAGTCTTTATTATAAAAATAATTATGTACTGCATAAGACATCTTACTGCGGAAACGATTTACTACTCCAAAAGTATTTGTTCTAGCTCTTAGATGAGCAATTTCTCTTAAAAATTCAAAACTGTGTCTTTTTTTCTGGAGAATAAAATCTTCAGGTGCTTCACCAATAATTTCAATTTCTTCAGCCTTCATTTCTACATCCTGTTCTCGACCTTCGACTTTATCAATATATCCTTTGACCTTAATGCTGGCTCCTGTATTAATATCAGCCAGTGGATGTTGATCAGGATTTAAAATAACAAGCTGTAAATTTTTAAGTGCACTTCCATCATTGATCTCTATAAAGGCAATATTTTTTGAGACTCTTTTTGTTCTAACCCATCCCATAACAATAACATCTTTATAATTATCAATTTTATCTTCTAAAACATCTTTAATCTTTTTCTTTTCGAAATAATTCATTTTATAAATTTCCTCCCTGAATATTCAATTTATCTAATTTTATAGAGTATTAAAAATATAATTATAAATTTTTATAATAATTTCACTTATAATATTCTCACTTATAATATTCTCACATATAATATTTTCTATTGTATTTACTTCTCGTAAACGGAGCAAAATCCTTTAAGAAATAAATAAAAATCACTAAATTTTTGTAGTTTAAGCATTTAAAAGCCCGGAGAATAAACCCCGGGCCCTAATAAAATTTTTTATAATTATTCTTCTAGCTTCATTGGTTCGCCACAGCAAATCAGCTCTCCACCGCCAGCTTCCTTTACCTCAACAACATTACCGCAAATCTCACAGCGATATACTTCTCCTTTTTTCTTTACATTCATATTTTAGCCTCCTTTTATTATAATTTAAAATATAAAAGTAGTCAATTGAAATGTTAAATTTATCTAAATTAATTATATGTTAAAAATAAAGATTTTGCAATATTTAATTATTAATTTCATCTAATTTAAATTCCTGATGTAAAACATTAATTGCATTATTAGCATCTTCTTTTTTAATTAAACAAGAAATTTTGATTTCAGAGGTTGTAATCATTCCAATGTTGATACTATTTTCTCCTAATGATGTAAACATTCTGGCGGCAACACCTGGTGTAGACTGCATTCCAGCTCCTACTATAGAAATTTTGGCTACATCTCGATCAATACTATAGTTGTTAAATCTTAATTCACGTTTAATTTTTTCCAGCACCTTTACTGCCAATTTTTCCTGCTCCTGATTAATCGTAAATGTTATATCATTAAGCTCATCCCGCTGTAAGTTCTGAATAATCATATCAACATTTACTCCAAAGTCAGCCAATGATCTAAACATCTTACCAGCTATACCAGGCTCATCAGGTACTCTTTCTACAGTAATCTTAATTTCTCCTAAATCACTCGCTACTCCTACTACATTTTTTTTACCTTCCATTTTTTCATCCCCTCTAACAATTGTTCCTTTAGTCTTATTAAAACTTGATGCTATATATAATTTTAAATTATAATTATTTGCTAACTCTACTGCTCTTGGGTGTAAGACATTTGCTCCTAAATTTGCTAACTCAAGCATTTCTTCATATGAAATATAATCTAATTTACTTGCATTTTTTACAAGCCTTGGATCTGCTGTATAAACACCATCTACATCAGAATAGATTTCACAGCGATCTGCCTTGATAGCAGCTGCTACTGCGACGGTTGTTGTATCAGAACCACCTCTACCTAAAGTTGTAAAATCCTGATTCTCATTTACCCCTTGAAAACCAGCGACTATAACAATTTTGTTTTCAGATAACTCCCTTTTTAAACGGGTTGTGTCAATATCGGTTATCATTGCCTGATTATGTTTTTCGTTTGTTTTTATTTTCATTTGGCTTCCTGTTAAAGATATTGCTGGATAACCTAAAGAATGAATTGCCATAGTTAAAAGTGCAATTGAAACCTGCTCACCTGTAGTTAACAGCATGTCTACTTCTCTTGGGTCTGGATCATCAGTTATATCACCCATTAATTCAATTAAATGATCAGTTGTGTCACCCATTGCAGATACAACAACAATCATTTGATTGCCTGCCTCATATCCCTCAATTACTCGTTTGGCAACATTTTTAATTAACTCTGCATTCGCTACTGAACTTCCTCCATACTTTTGTACAATTAATGACAATTGTTTCACCTTCCTATTGTTATAAAATTATTATTCTGCTTTAACTGGTATAATATTATTAACAGTTAATACTCCTTTTAGCTCCTCGACTTCTTGCAGTATTATTTCTAGGTCTTTTTCCTTGATTTCCTTTGTTATGATTATCACTGGCAGCAGTGG includes the following:
- a CDS encoding methylated-DNA--[protein]-cysteine S-methyltransferase encodes the protein MTNESSYHTYYPSPIGILKIKFNKHSLLSIEFDDHLREVKNNCQKNFYDDPKILRIYNLIFDQLNQYFLGNRASFEIPLELEGSDFELKVWNYLKKIPYGKTFSYSEVAADIGHSGAARAVGQANSRNPISIIIPCHRVISADGSINGYAGGVWRKKWLLNHENNKSKNIERKISFV
- a CDS encoding FAD-dependent oxidoreductase, whose amino-acid sequence is MINRESLILNISLLLVLLLFLNLNVLAAEKINSDLIVFSAEPEGVTAAVAAAREGKDVTLLMSREKPGGLMTYAALNFLDLNYDSSSRNINHGIFSEWHQKLGSSISFSPQKAESAFEEMLAAEENIRIINSVKLQSVKLKDKSIDYLRIEKNDEIYNLSADYFIDASQDGDLAAAAGEDYFIGTADINLKNSWMASTQILKFSNVEPLKLKKAVRNNKYQNSYFKNDHAWGFSSFGKSYQSQNKNLRLRGLNIVFINNNGAYDAYINALLLFNVDPLSEKSIAKAKKEAAAEAKLILEYLKNNLEGFKNAKLNDLPEELYRRESRHFITEYQLKIQDIFRQKIFKDAITIASYPLDYQASAEDYPGFVLFNPEYYSIPLRTLIAKKNNNLMIVGRSSGYSSLVAASARVLPPAMNTAEAAAIAVSEAIDKEKSLSQIAESEASLNKIRSSLNIDLEKYPTESPIIDDSQLLGSLEKLLSWGITIGGYNNNFKLEIPPTEKEFIAIILKIMQKKEAENLYEWVPGSLETLSSNKKLTTTNALKLLLAAESQRVLEIEETDYFKKALEMELIPDKLIVVLTKDRIMSRKEMIILAAHYLERFETPSDLKDIRGEYFD
- the asnS gene encoding asparagine--tRNA ligase is translated as MNYFEKKKIKDVLEDKIDNYKDVIVMGWVRTKRVSKNIAFIEINDGSALKNLQLVILNPDQHPLADINTGASIKVKGYIDKVEGREQDVEMKAEEIEIIGEAPEDFILQKKRHSFEFLREIAHLRARTNTFGVVNRFRSKMSYAVHNYFYNKDFKYVHTPIITSGDAEGAGEVFKVTTLDFDKLPKTESGEIDYSQDFFAEETGLTVSGQLEAELMATALGDVYTFGPTFRAENSNTSRHASEFWMIEPEMAFCNLDEMMSLMEDFIKNLFKFALEEAEEEMDFFNQRIDEGRREMIEEIIGSDFGRVTYTAAIEILENSDEDFEFPVSWGIDLQSEHERYLTEKHFKKPIMVYNYPKDIKAFYMRQNEDGKTVAAVDCLVPGVGEIIGGSQREERYDKLKSRMEELNMDLEKYEWFLDIRKYGSVPHSGFGLGFERLLMYLSGMQNIRDVISFPRTPGSAKF
- a CDS encoding desulfoferrodoxin FeS4 iron-binding domain-containing protein, encoding MNVKKKGEVYRCEICGNVVEVKEAGGGELICCGEPMKLEE
- a CDS encoding aspartate kinase — protein: MSLIVQKYGGSSVANAELIKNVAKRVIEGYEAGNQMIVVVSAMGDTTDHLIELMGDITDDPDPREVDMLLTTGEQVSIALLTMAIHSLGYPAISLTGSQMKIKTNEKHNQAMITDIDTTRLKRELSENKIVIVAGFQGVNENQDFTTLGRGGSDTTTVAVAAAIKADRCEIYSDVDGVYTADPRLVKNASKLDYISYEEMLELANLGANVLHPRAVELANNYNLKLYIASSFNKTKGTIVRGDEKMEGKKNVVGVASDLGEIKITVERVPDEPGIAGKMFRSLADFGVNVDMIIQNLQRDELNDITFTINQEQEKLAVKVLEKIKRELRFNNYSIDRDVAKISIVGAGMQSTPGVAARMFTSLGENSINIGMITTSEIKISCLIKKEDANNAINVLHQEFKLDEINN